From a region of the Pedosphaera parvula Ellin514 genome:
- a CDS encoding low molecular weight protein tyrosine phosphatase family protein, which translates to MSSKIIIRLNEPVKILFVCSRNRWRSLTAEKTFEGFPGYAVRSAGTEASARIRVTEGHIGWADLIFVMEKRHAQRLRDRFPEALIGKQLICLHISDDYKFMDPELIALLESKMEPYMVVP; encoded by the coding sequence ATGTCTTCGAAGATAATCATCCGCCTGAACGAACCAGTTAAAATTCTTTTCGTCTGCAGCCGCAACCGCTGGCGCAGTCTGACCGCTGAAAAAACTTTCGAGGGTTTTCCTGGCTACGCTGTCCGTTCCGCTGGCACGGAGGCGTCCGCGAGGATTCGTGTCACTGAAGGTCACATCGGCTGGGCGGATCTCATTTTTGTCATGGAGAAGCGCCATGCACAGCGTCTGCGCGATCGATTTCCCGAAGCACTCATCGGCAAACAACTCATCTGCCTCCATATCTCTGATGATTACAAGTTTATGGACCCGGAGTTGATTGCCTTATTGGAATCAAAAATGGAGCCATATATGGTGGTTCCTTGA
- a CDS encoding response regulator, which produces MTTNGAVLLVEDNEDDVFLMKRALKGAGVTNPLSVVEDGQGAIDYLSGTGKFSDRKLYPIPTLILLDLKLPLVRGLDVLAWIRKEPKRSSIIVVVLTSSDEPSDLAQAYRLGANSYLVKPPTAPQLLDMAKAFKWYWLGLNRTESQDS; this is translated from the coding sequence ATGACGACCAATGGAGCCGTCCTCCTCGTGGAGGATAACGAAGATGATGTGTTTTTGATGAAACGCGCGCTTAAGGGCGCGGGAGTCACCAATCCTTTGAGTGTGGTGGAAGATGGTCAGGGGGCAATCGATTACCTATCAGGCACCGGTAAATTCAGCGATCGCAAGCTCTATCCGATTCCGACCCTGATATTGCTCGATCTAAAGCTTCCGCTGGTGAGAGGGTTGGATGTCCTGGCGTGGATACGGAAGGAGCCAAAACGAAGCAGCATCATAGTAGTGGTGCTCACGTCATCGGATGAACCGTCGGATTTGGCGCAGGCCTACCGGCTGGGAGCAAACTCCTATCTGGTAAAACCGCCCACAGCTCCGCAACTGCTCGACATGGCGAAGGCATTCAAATGGTACTGGCTGGGGTTAAATAGAACTGAATCCCAGGATAGTTGA
- a CDS encoding glycosyltransferase family 2 protein, giving the protein MRLSVVIPIFNEVGTIKEIVARVRKTPFDKEIIIVDDGSTDGTRDQLAELAKLPDIKVIYQERNQGKGAALRTGFKAATGDIIVIQDADLEYNPAEYQTLLQPILDGNADVVFGSRFLGGPHRVLYFWHYAGNKFLTTVSNIFSNINLTDMETCYKVFRREVLNGITLKSNRFGFEPEFTSKVAKKRWRIYEVPISYQGRTYEEGKKIGWKDGVTALMTILRYNIFG; this is encoded by the coding sequence ATGAGATTATCCGTTGTCATTCCGATTTTTAACGAAGTCGGGACCATTAAAGAAATTGTGGCGCGCGTGCGCAAGACACCGTTCGACAAGGAAATCATCATCGTGGATGACGGCTCAACGGATGGGACACGCGACCAACTTGCCGAACTGGCGAAGCTGCCCGACATCAAGGTGATCTATCAGGAACGGAATCAGGGCAAGGGCGCAGCGCTGAGAACCGGGTTCAAGGCGGCGACGGGAGATATCATTGTCATCCAGGATGCGGACTTGGAGTATAACCCGGCGGAGTATCAGACCTTGCTGCAACCGATTTTGGACGGAAATGCGGATGTGGTTTTTGGGTCCCGATTTTTGGGCGGGCCGCATCGTGTCCTCTATTTTTGGCACTATGCAGGCAACAAGTTTCTTACCACGGTGTCGAATATATTCAGTAACATCAACCTGACGGACATGGAGACCTGCTACAAAGTTTTCCGCCGTGAGGTGCTCAACGGCATTACGCTTAAATCAAACCGGTTCGGTTTTGAACCGGAATTCACCTCCAAGGTGGCGAAGAAACGCTGGCGGATTTACGAGGTGCCCATTAGTTATCAGGGGCGCACCTACGAAGAGGGGAAGAAGATTGGTTGGAAAGATGGGGTGACGGCGCTCATGACAATTTTGCGGTATAATATTTTTGGGTAG
- a CDS encoding response regulator transcription factor: MAQKRKVLLVDDHPLVREWLANLINQQIDMLVCGEAANAPTALELLGQTKPDIAIVDISLEGGSGIELIKNIKALYSGVIVIVLSMHDEMLYAERALRAGARGYIMKREATKKVLQAIRCVLEGKLYVSEKVNEMMTEKFVVGRSPATDSPIAQLSDRELEVFQLLGRGLSTRQIADDLHISFKTVQAFCARIKEKLKLANATELLREAIRWHDSQRTE, encoded by the coding sequence ATGGCACAAAAGCGCAAAGTTCTATTGGTTGACGATCATCCTTTGGTACGGGAGTGGCTCGCCAACCTGATCAATCAACAAATTGACATGTTGGTTTGCGGAGAGGCAGCCAATGCGCCCACGGCATTGGAATTGCTAGGGCAGACCAAACCGGACATAGCCATTGTGGATATCTCGCTGGAGGGTGGTTCAGGAATTGAGTTGATAAAAAACATCAAAGCCCTGTACTCCGGCGTAATAGTGATAGTGCTGTCGATGCACGACGAAATGCTTTACGCGGAACGGGCTCTGCGCGCGGGGGCGCGTGGTTATATCATGAAGCGCGAAGCCACCAAAAAAGTGCTTCAGGCCATTCGTTGCGTGTTGGAGGGAAAGCTTTACGTCAGCGAGAAGGTCAATGAAATGATGACCGAGAAATTTGTGGTTGGGCGGTCGCCTGCCACTGACTCTCCGATCGCACAGCTCAGTGACCGCGAGTTGGAAGTGTTTCAGTTGCTGGGGCGAGGACTTAGCACCCGCCAGATTGCCGACGATCTGCACATCAGTTTTAAAACCGTTCAGGCCTTTTGCGCCCGTATCAAGGAAAAGCTTAAACTGGCCAATGCCACCGAACTTCTGCGCGAAGCCATCCGGTGGCATGACAGCCAGCGGACGGAATAA
- a CDS encoding TolC family protein: MLSVLKQCLRWSLALSLSAFSTITEAQTPDKPTQEKRILALAEARQIAFERNWDLLAAKTGIDTATAQTIVTREYPNPILALSTSKIGTHESSTWLGNGLWERSYDSIAAVSQLVEIGGKRRARQLSAREGVLNARARFYDAKRSLDQGVTKAYVSVLLAEENRQTLTESARALRHEADIAAARYKAGDISDSDRRQIENNAETFELQARMAEATAVHARLAVEVLLGVNKPQGNWLPSDTLEKLVALHQVFSEGNTNGARPDVLAAEAALKGSEADLKLQKALRIPDPTFSALAEHEPPGGGPAVDTFGFGVSFPLPLWNRNKGGIKAAESTVKQNEIALDKVKAQVVMDIADAQVNYNEASARLQRFQTKIQPNAGKVRESIAYAYEKGGASLVDLLTAERDDNSVRLATAQAMADTANATADLMAANNILSQTEWHSDKK; this comes from the coding sequence ATGTTAAGCGTTTTAAAACAATGTTTGAGGTGGTCGCTGGCTTTGTCCCTATCCGCATTTTCCACAATCACCGAAGCGCAAACGCCGGACAAACCGACACAAGAGAAGCGGATATTGGCCTTGGCAGAAGCCAGGCAAATCGCCTTTGAAAGGAATTGGGATCTGCTGGCTGCGAAAACCGGAATCGATACCGCCACCGCGCAGACGATTGTCACGCGGGAATATCCTAATCCCATACTTGCTCTCTCGACCTCCAAAATTGGCACGCACGAAAGCAGCACTTGGCTGGGCAATGGTCTTTGGGAGCGCAGTTACGATTCCATCGCCGCCGTGAGCCAACTGGTTGAAATTGGCGGCAAACGCCGCGCTCGCCAGCTCTCCGCCAGGGAAGGCGTGTTGAACGCCCGCGCCCGCTTTTACGATGCGAAGAGATCTCTGGACCAGGGAGTAACCAAAGCTTACGTGTCGGTTTTGCTGGCTGAGGAAAACAGGCAAACGCTGACTGAGTCTGCGCGCGCACTGCGCCATGAGGCTGATATTGCAGCGGCACGATACAAGGCCGGCGATATTTCCGATTCAGACCGTCGCCAAATAGAAAACAATGCCGAAACCTTTGAACTCCAGGCCAGGATGGCCGAGGCCACCGCGGTTCATGCGCGACTCGCAGTTGAAGTCCTGTTGGGCGTGAACAAGCCGCAAGGCAATTGGCTGCCTTCGGACACTCTCGAGAAGTTGGTTGCCTTGCACCAGGTTTTTTCGGAAGGCAACACAAATGGCGCACGTCCCGATGTTCTCGCTGCCGAGGCTGCGTTAAAGGGATCGGAAGCCGACTTGAAATTGCAAAAGGCCCTGCGTATCCCCGATCCAACATTTTCTGCTCTGGCGGAACATGAGCCTCCGGGCGGAGGACCTGCCGTCGACACTTTTGGTTTTGGTGTTTCCTTTCCCCTGCCACTGTGGAATCGCAACAAAGGCGGCATCAAAGCCGCTGAGTCTACCGTGAAGCAAAACGAAATCGCGCTCGACAAAGTGAAGGCGCAGGTGGTGATGGACATTGCCGATGCCCAGGTCAATTACAACGAAGCTTCCGCCCGTTTGCAACGTTTTCAAACAAAGATTCAACCCAATGCGGGCAAAGTGCGTGAGTCGATTGCTTATGCGTACGAAAAGGGAGGCGCATCCCTGGTTGATCTGCTTACGGCCGAGCGCGATGACAACTCCGTTCGCCTGGCCACCGCCCAAGCCATGGCGGATACGGCCAATGCCACTGCCGATCTTATGGCCGCAAACAATATTTTATCCCAAACCGAATGGCACTCGGACAAAAAATGA
- a CDS encoding esterase: protein MKLPLLALAIGLMAGTAIGADSPAPPRGDQQRQAAYPEIHEDRTVTFRVRAPGATNVSVAGEWRGGGTPMTNDQGNWSATIGPLAPDLYSYSIVVDGLHVIDPSNSQLKPMRFPNSSVLDIHGETPCLHDFQSVPHGTVRLHEYNSKALGRIRSLRVYTPPGYDKNTHTKYPVLYLFHGSGDNEATWTEFGHAHLITDNLLAQGKIKPMIIVMPGGHAYTGQSAGTNTEARMKNINLFEQDLLGDVLPMIEENYRVKSGAENRAIIGLSMGGSQSLSIGLKHPELFAWVGGMSSGIRNPMEQFEGLFKDPKDTNKKLKLLWFACGRSDQLLESNQQFDKLLTEHGIKHQFQEVEGAHQWRVWRNNLAEFEPMIFRR from the coding sequence ATGAAGTTACCTTTACTCGCACTCGCCATAGGTTTGATGGCAGGAACTGCAATCGGAGCGGACTCCCCTGCTCCGCCTCGAGGCGATCAACAGCGACAAGCAGCTTATCCTGAAATTCATGAGGACAGGACTGTGACCTTCCGTGTGCGGGCGCCCGGGGCCACGAATGTATCAGTTGCGGGTGAGTGGCGAGGCGGCGGAACACCGATGACGAATGACCAGGGGAATTGGAGTGCGACTATTGGCCCGCTGGCACCGGACCTCTACAGTTACAGCATCGTGGTGGATGGATTGCATGTGATCGATCCATCAAACAGCCAACTGAAGCCGATGCGGTTTCCGAACAGCAGTGTTTTGGACATACACGGCGAGACACCATGCCTGCATGATTTTCAATCAGTGCCGCATGGCACGGTGCGTTTGCATGAATATAACTCCAAGGCGTTGGGAAGGATTCGCTCGTTGCGGGTTTATACGCCGCCGGGATATGACAAGAACACGCACACGAAATATCCGGTGCTTTATTTGTTTCATGGCTCGGGAGACAATGAAGCGACGTGGACGGAGTTTGGGCACGCGCATTTGATCACGGATAATCTCCTGGCCCAAGGCAAAATCAAACCAATGATTATCGTAATGCCCGGAGGGCACGCGTACACAGGACAGTCAGCTGGAACAAACACTGAGGCGCGCATGAAGAACATCAACCTGTTCGAGCAGGACTTGTTGGGCGATGTGCTGCCAATGATCGAGGAGAATTATCGGGTGAAAAGCGGGGCGGAGAATCGGGCGATCATTGGATTGTCGATGGGCGGTTCGCAGTCGCTGAGCATTGGATTGAAGCATCCTGAATTGTTTGCCTGGGTGGGCGGGATGAGTTCGGGGATACGGAATCCGATGGAACAGTTTGAGGGTTTATTCAAGGACCCGAAGGATACCAACAAGAAGTTGAAGTTGCTTTGGTTTGCGTGCGGGAGGTCGGACCAGTTGCTGGAGAGCAATCAGCAGTTTGATAAGTTGCTAACGGAGCATGGGATCAAACATCAGTTTCAGGAAGTGGAAGGAGCGCATCAGTGGCGGGTGTGGCGTAATAATCTGGCGGAATTTGAGCCAATGATTTTCAGGCGATAA
- a CDS encoding PAS domain S-box protein → MLEFPESITRVLESIADSFLVVDGNWRLTYMNPAARRIFTDQGLKVEELIGKHFWNEAFPETRGTLIEQEYRRSMTERVSGEFDYYLRAWQRWFAIRVYPVEAGGISIYFHDITKRKLTEERATFLASLSKKLASVTEEEQIIRITVEAVGRHLNADRCYFVECLEHENRILIGHNWHRSTSSSIEGAMSLFDFGGIDWWHQYSQGDFAVEDVETEPLTREKAANYVTVGVRSYAVQPCRREGEWTVVLGVTESFPRKWTADELSLMDDVIARVWPLVERARADQALRKSEARFRAIVSQATTGVVQADAEGQMTLVNRRWCEMLGYTEAELLTMNIAEVTEGESLRATLSAVHRLAEGGPSFDMEKRYKRKDGSTFWASSSVNAVRGPAGEYQGLVAVVLDISERKRAEERERRAATDALEAAKVNANFRTLFEQGTYFAGVMSLDGTVVEANRIALVACGFKKEEVIGKKFWDCGWWNRSPALMEMVRKASQQAAEGNIFRQESPYFVADGSQRFVDLSIAPAKDDSGQVVFLIPTGTDITERKRAEEALRESEERYRTLFESMDEGFCIIEVIFDAGQRPMDYRFLEINPAFEKQTGFKDAKGRRMREMAPEHEQNWFETFGNVALTGQPARFESQATALGRWFEVHAFSVEMPERHRVGVVFSDITERRRVVEAVREVGERYQTLFNSIDEGFCVIEVHFDDRNRAQDYRFLETNPAFAKQTGIKAAEGRWMREIAPEHEEHWYEIYGKVSSSGESVRFENRAGALNRWFDVFAFRIGEPEQRKVAILFTDISERKKAEIALKEAQMALARQNEFLDQTVQQRTAKLQETIMELEAFSYSISHDMRSPLRAMQGYAEALLQDYQSNLDDQAKHYLERIHRSAARLDLLVRDVLAYSKVAKGDMQMKTINLEHLIGDIVQNYPNLHSSRIQVTASPFPPVIGHEGLLTQIVSNLLGNAVKFSYPGQLPEVAISAETMGPDVRIWFADKGIGIAPEHHEQIFHIFGRVYPDKKYEGTGIGLAIVRKAAERMGGSAGVVSELGKGSQFWITLKRSA, encoded by the coding sequence ATGCTAGAATTCCCTGAAAGTATCACCCGCGTATTAGAGAGCATTGCTGATTCATTTCTGGTGGTGGACGGAAATTGGCGGTTAACTTACATGAATCCGGCTGCCCGCCGCATCTTCACGGACCAGGGTTTAAAGGTGGAGGAACTTATCGGAAAGCACTTCTGGAACGAAGCCTTTCCCGAAACACGCGGCACCCTGATTGAGCAGGAATATCGGCGTTCCATGACTGAACGCGTTTCCGGGGAGTTCGATTACTATTTGAGGGCGTGGCAACGTTGGTTTGCGATTCGGGTTTATCCCGTCGAAGCAGGTGGCATCTCCATTTATTTTCACGACATCACCAAACGCAAGCTCACAGAGGAACGCGCGACATTTCTGGCCTCACTTTCCAAAAAATTGGCGTCGGTCACCGAGGAGGAGCAGATCATTAGAATCACCGTGGAGGCGGTGGGAAGACACCTCAATGCCGACCGTTGCTATTTCGTGGAATGCCTTGAACACGAGAACCGGATTCTCATAGGCCACAATTGGCATCGATCCACATCTTCCAGCATCGAAGGAGCGATGAGCCTCTTCGACTTTGGCGGGATTGATTGGTGGCATCAATACTCACAGGGCGATTTTGCCGTGGAGGATGTGGAAACCGAACCACTCACCCGGGAAAAAGCAGCCAACTATGTCACCGTCGGCGTCCGCTCTTACGCCGTGCAGCCTTGCCGGCGCGAGGGAGAATGGACAGTCGTACTTGGGGTTACAGAATCGTTCCCACGGAAGTGGACAGCCGATGAGTTGAGTTTAATGGATGACGTCATAGCCCGCGTTTGGCCGCTCGTGGAGCGGGCGCGCGCTGATCAGGCGTTGCGCAAATCAGAAGCCCGCTTTCGCGCCATTGTCAGCCAGGCAACGACGGGGGTGGTGCAGGCGGACGCTGAGGGACAAATGACGCTGGTGAACCGGCGCTGGTGTGAAATGCTGGGATATACTGAGGCAGAACTACTGACGATGAACATCGCAGAAGTGACTGAAGGCGAGAGCCTGCGTGCGACGCTCTCAGCGGTACATCGACTGGCGGAAGGGGGACCTTCGTTTGACATGGAGAAGCGCTACAAGCGCAAGGATGGTTCGACGTTTTGGGCCAGCAGCAGTGTGAATGCAGTGCGCGGCCCGGCCGGCGAGTATCAGGGCCTGGTTGCCGTCGTGCTCGACATCAGTGAGAGAAAGCGGGCGGAAGAACGGGAACGTCGTGCCGCTACGGATGCGCTGGAAGCTGCGAAAGTCAATGCCAATTTCCGCACACTTTTCGAACAGGGAACCTATTTCGCCGGGGTCATGAGCCTTGACGGCACGGTCGTTGAAGCGAACCGCATCGCCCTCGTGGCCTGCGGTTTTAAAAAGGAGGAAGTCATCGGGAAAAAGTTTTGGGATTGTGGTTGGTGGAATCGTTCACCGGCCCTCATGGAAATGGTACGCAAGGCCAGTCAGCAAGCGGCGGAAGGGAACATATTTCGGCAGGAATCGCCTTACTTCGTGGCGGATGGCAGTCAACGGTTTGTAGATTTGAGCATCGCCCCCGCCAAGGACGATTCGGGACAGGTGGTGTTCCTGATTCCAACTGGCACTGATATCACCGAACGCAAGCGAGCGGAGGAAGCGTTGCGTGAAAGCGAAGAGCGTTATCGGACGCTTTTCGAATCAATGGACGAAGGTTTTTGCATTATTGAAGTTATTTTCGACGCCGGCCAAAGGCCCATGGATTATCGCTTTCTGGAGATCAATCCCGCGTTTGAAAAGCAAACCGGATTCAAAGACGCCAAAGGCAGACGGATGCGCGAAATGGCTCCAGAACACGAGCAGAACTGGTTTGAAACTTTTGGGAACGTCGCCTTGACGGGGCAACCCGCACGCTTCGAAAGCCAGGCCACCGCGCTGGGCCGATGGTTTGAGGTCCATGCATTCAGCGTGGAGATGCCGGAGAGGCACCGGGTCGGGGTTGTTTTCAGCGACATCACCGAGCGACGGCGGGTGGTGGAAGCGGTGCGCGAAGTCGGGGAGCGTTATCAAACGCTATTCAATTCCATCGACGAAGGTTTTTGCGTTATTGAAGTGCATTTTGATGATAGAAACCGAGCGCAGGATTATCGGTTTTTGGAAACCAATCCGGCTTTCGCGAAGCAAACCGGGATCAAGGCCGCCGAGGGTAGATGGATGCGCGAGATTGCCCCCGAGCACGAAGAGCATTGGTATGAAATTTACGGAAAGGTGTCTTCCTCGGGCGAATCAGTGCGATTCGAAAATCGGGCCGGGGCATTGAACCGCTGGTTCGATGTCTTTGCCTTCCGCATCGGTGAACCGGAACAGCGAAAAGTGGCAATTCTTTTCACAGATATCAGCGAACGCAAAAAAGCCGAAATTGCCTTGAAAGAAGCACAGATGGCCCTGGCGAGACAGAACGAGTTTTTAGATCAGACGGTGCAACAGCGGACGGCGAAGCTGCAGGAAACCATCATGGAGCTGGAGGCGTTTTCGTATAGCATTTCCCATGATATGCGCTCACCACTTCGAGCCATGCAGGGATATGCCGAAGCACTCCTGCAGGATTATCAGAGCAACCTGGATGACCAGGCAAAGCATTATCTGGAAAGAATTCATCGGTCAGCCGCACGGTTGGATCTGCTGGTGCGGGATGTGCTGGCTTACAGCAAAGTTGCCAAAGGAGACATGCAGATGAAAACCATCAATCTGGAACATTTGATTGGTGATATTGTCCAGAATTATCCCAACCTCCACTCGTCCAGGATTCAGGTGACCGCATCCCCATTCCCCCCGGTGATTGGACATGAAGGGCTGCTTACTCAAATTGTTTCCAATCTCCTGGGAAATGCGGTAAAATTTTCATATCCGGGACAGTTGCCGGAGGTGGCGATTTCAGCCGAAACGATGGGCCCTGACGTACGAATCTGGTTTGCTGACAAAGGGATTGGGATCGCTCCGGAGCATCACGAGCAGATATTCCACATTTTTGGCCGGGTCTATCCGGATAAGAAATATGAGGGAACCGGCATCGGACTGGCTATTGTGAGAAAAGCTGCCGAGCGCATGGGCGGCTCCGCTGGTGTGGTCTCCGAGTTGGGAAAGGGAAGTCAATTTTGGATAACGCTTAAAAGATCTGCATGA
- a CDS encoding DUF1501 domain-containing protein, translating into MATVKMNQLFNPNEFGMTRRQMVRSLVSGSILLPGILSQLLAQSARADEVNPLAPRAPHFPGKAKRVIFLYMTGGASHLDTFDPKEKLIRQHAENSTTNDKGPKYLAPLWDFKPGGKCGTEVSDLFPYLRECMDDICVIRSMHGDHNDHFQATLGGAYRGRPQPRGQVLGHG; encoded by the coding sequence ATGGCAACAGTAAAAATGAATCAGTTGTTCAATCCAAACGAGTTTGGCATGACGCGGCGTCAGATGGTGCGGTCGCTGGTGAGTGGCTCGATTTTATTGCCGGGAATTTTGTCGCAATTGCTGGCCCAATCAGCAAGGGCTGATGAAGTGAACCCACTGGCGCCGCGGGCGCCGCATTTTCCGGGCAAGGCCAAGCGGGTTATTTTCCTCTACATGACGGGCGGGGCTTCGCATCTGGACACATTTGACCCGAAAGAAAAACTGATCAGGCAACATGCGGAGAATTCCACCACAAATGACAAGGGACCGAAGTATCTGGCTCCGTTGTGGGATTTCAAGCCGGGCGGCAAATGCGGCACTGAGGTGAGCGACCTCTTTCCGTATTTGCGCGAGTGCATGGATGATATTTGCGTGATTCGCTCGATGCACGGGGATCATAACGATCATTTCCAGGCGACGCTTGGGGGTGCATACCGGGGTCGGCCTCAACCGCGGGGCCAAGTATTGGGTCATGGGTGA
- a CDS encoding DUF1501 domain-containing protein — protein MSYPLGTENQNLPSFVVLAPQLPYAGSQVWSSDFLPGCHQGTRVLAGAEPIPDLNRRAPSEKIERMELSLLERFNKKHQQSRQSDPALAARIKSFETAFGMQQVMPEVLDFSKETDATLELYGLERGSTKGFAWQCLAARRMAERGVRFIELIDVGSSGNWDAHADMRSHEPLARNVDQPIAGLLKDLKSRGLLEDTLVVWTTEFGRSPGAESKKGRGHHASAFTSWMAGGGIKGGMVYGKTDEIGGRVVEDPVHVHDLHATILHCLGFNHEKLTFRHAGRDFRLTDVAGNVVKAVLA, from the coding sequence GTGAGTTACCCTTTGGGGACGGAGAATCAGAATTTGCCGTCGTTCGTGGTGTTGGCGCCGCAGTTGCCATACGCGGGAAGCCAGGTGTGGAGTTCGGATTTTCTGCCCGGATGTCATCAAGGAACGCGCGTTTTGGCAGGCGCAGAACCCATTCCAGATTTGAACCGGCGCGCCCCGAGCGAAAAAATCGAGCGGATGGAGCTAAGTTTATTGGAGCGCTTCAATAAGAAGCATCAGCAATCGCGTCAGAGCGATCCGGCATTGGCAGCGAGAATTAAATCGTTCGAGACCGCGTTCGGCATGCAGCAAGTAATGCCGGAGGTCCTGGACTTTTCAAAGGAGACAGACGCGACGCTGGAACTTTACGGCTTGGAACGGGGCAGCACGAAAGGTTTTGCGTGGCAATGCCTGGCGGCACGCCGAATGGCGGAGCGCGGGGTAAGATTCATCGAGTTGATTGACGTCGGGTCGAGCGGGAATTGGGATGCCCATGCGGATATGAGATCGCATGAACCCCTGGCAAGGAATGTGGACCAGCCGATTGCGGGTTTGCTGAAGGATTTGAAGTCACGCGGCCTGTTGGAGGATACGCTCGTCGTCTGGACAACAGAATTTGGACGTTCGCCGGGTGCTGAGAGCAAAAAAGGGCGCGGGCACCATGCGTCGGCCTTCACAAGCTGGATGGCGGGTGGCGGGATCAAGGGAGGCATGGTTTACGGCAAAACGGATGAGATCGGTGGACGCGTTGTCGAGGACCCGGTGCATGTGCATGACCTCCATGCGACGATTTTACATTGTCTTGGATTCAACCACGAAAAATTGACTTTTAGACATGCAGGTCGTGATTTTCGACTTACCGATGTGGCGGGTAATGTAGTTAAGGCAGTCCTTGCCTAG
- a CDS encoding sensor histidine kinase, with translation MTRWIKKFEQYPKPLIMAVSLLLVAIIGLVDWMTGFEISFFVFYLIPVALAVWFVGDIFGIVVSVLSVAVWVAGDMTAGARYSRPFVPVWNAMIAVAFLIVVVGILTSLRRLHRELENRVRQRTVALTNEMQERTRLEKELLGISEREQRRIGHDLHDSLCQHLTGTALAGQVLGGRLAEKSLPEAATANHLVELVEEAIELTRTLARGLHPTELEGAGFLNGFQELAATISERFKISCKFENSRALEIHAPEGAIHLYRIAQEAITNAIKHGKAREIIIRLDMCDNVITLEIVDNGIGLPENARSSGQGMGLRIMAYRASIIGASFNIERLPTKGTRVICILPATSNLSSDTHGTKAQSSIG, from the coding sequence ATGACCCGATGGATCAAAAAATTCGAGCAGTACCCCAAGCCACTCATCATGGCTGTCAGCCTGCTGCTGGTGGCCATCATTGGTCTGGTGGATTGGATGACCGGCTTTGAGATTTCATTTTTTGTATTCTACCTGATCCCAGTGGCCCTGGCGGTTTGGTTTGTGGGTGATATTTTTGGAATTGTAGTCTCGGTGCTCAGCGTGGCGGTCTGGGTGGCAGGCGACATGACCGCGGGTGCCCGATATTCACGCCCATTTGTTCCGGTCTGGAACGCCATGATCGCCGTCGCATTTCTAATTGTGGTGGTTGGCATTCTCACCAGTCTGCGCAGATTGCATAGGGAATTGGAGAACCGCGTGCGCCAGCGGACTGTTGCCCTGACCAACGAAATGCAGGAACGCACCCGCCTGGAGAAGGAACTCCTTGGAATCAGCGAGCGCGAGCAACGCCGGATCGGTCACGATCTGCATGACAGCTTATGCCAGCATTTAACCGGCACGGCCCTTGCGGGACAGGTTCTGGGCGGGCGGCTTGCAGAAAAGTCATTGCCCGAGGCAGCAACCGCAAATCATTTGGTCGAGTTGGTTGAAGAGGCGATTGAACTTACCCGTACCTTGGCCCGCGGGCTTCATCCCACAGAGTTGGAGGGTGCAGGATTCCTGAACGGTTTTCAGGAATTGGCTGCCACCATTTCCGAGCGATTCAAGATAAGTTGCAAGTTTGAGAATTCCCGGGCCTTGGAGATTCACGCCCCGGAAGGTGCCATTCATTTATATCGTATTGCCCAGGAGGCCATCACCAATGCCATCAAGCACGGCAAAGCCAGGGAGATAATCATTCGCCTGGACATGTGTGATAATGTAATCACTTTGGAAATCGTGGATAATGGCATCGGTCTGCCTGAAAACGCCCGCAGCAGCGGTCAGGGAATGGGGTTGCGTATCATGGCCTATCGGGCGAGCATAATTGGAGCCTCTTTTAATATTGAACGACTCCCTACGAAGGGCACACGCGTTATCTGCATCCTGCCTGCCACCAGCAACCTTTCCTCAGACACCCATGGCACAAAAGCGCAAAGTTCTATTGGTTGA